From the genome of Torulaspora globosa chromosome 2, complete sequence, one region includes:
- the NOP56 gene encoding snoRNP complex protein NOP56 (ancestral locus Anc_7.354): MAPIDYLLFEEPTGYAIFKVKLQQDDIGSRLSEVQQQINDFGSFTKLVELVSFAPFKGAAEALENANDISEGLVSESLKAILNLNLPKGSKKQSVTLGISDRNLGPSIKEEFPYVDSVSNELAQDLLRGVRLHGEKLFKGLQSGDLERAQLGLGHAYSRAKVKFSVQKNDNHIIQAIALLDQLDKDINTFAMRVKEWYGWHFPELAKLVPDNYTFAKLVLFIKDKASLNEDSLHDLAAILNDDAGIAQRVIDNARISMGQDLSETDMENVCVFAQRVVSLADYRRQLYEYLCEKMHTVAPNLSELIGEVIGARLISHAGSLTNLSKQAASTVQILGAEKALFRALKTKGNTPKYGLIYHSGFIAKASTKNKGRISRYLANKCSMASRIDNYSDEPSNVFGSVLRKQVEQRLEFYSTGKPTLKNELAIKEAMELYNDGKPQEEQKKPEDEAKKSKKRSKEESEEDEEEEDKKKVKRDKKEKKEKKDKKEKKEKKEKKEKKEKKDKKEKKDKSKKN; the protein is encoded by the coding sequence ATGGCTCCGATTGATTATTTGCTCTTCGAAGAGCCTACCGGATACGCgatcttcaaagtgaaGTTACAACAGGATGATATTGGATCTCGTTTGAGTGAAGTGCAACAGCAGATCAACGATTTTGGTTCATTTACTAAATTGGTGGAACTTGTTTCGTTTGCTCCTTTCAAAGGCGCCGCTGAGGCGTTGGAAAATGCTAATGACATCTCAGAAGGGTTGGTTTCCGAGAGTTTAAAGGCTattttgaacttgaacttgcCAAAGGGTTCCAAGAAGCAGTCTGTGACTCTAGGTATCTCTGATCGGAATCTGGGTCCATCTATCAAGGAGGAATTTCCTTATGTGGACTCTGTGTCCAACGAATTGGCTCAGGACTTGCTTCGTGGTGTCAGACTGCATGGCGAAAAACTGTTCAAAGGGTTGCAATCTGGCGACTTGGAGAGAGCTCAGCTCGGGTTGGGTCACGCTTACTCGAGAGCCAAGGTTAAGTTTTCTGTGCAGAAGAACGATAACCACATTATCCAAGCGATTGCGCTGTTGGATCAGTTGGACAAGGACATCAACACTTTTGCAATGAGAGTCAAGGAGTGGTACGGTTGGCATTTCCCGGAGCTGGCTAAGCTGGTTCCAGACAACTATACGTTTGCAAAACTGGTGCTGTTCATCAAGGATAAGGCGTCTTTGAACGAGGATTCCCTGCACGATTTGGCTGCCATACTTAATGACGACGCAGGCATCGCCCAGAGAGTGATCGATAACGCTCGTATCTCCATGGGACAGGATCTGTCTGAGACTGACATGGAGAATGTTTGCGTTTTCGCGCAGAGGGTGGTTTCTCTAGCCGACTACAGAAGACAACTGTACGAGTACTTGTGCGAGAAGATGCACACCGTGGCTCCAAATCTGTCTGAATTGATCGGTGAAGTTATTGGCGCTAGGTTGATCTCGCACGCGGGTTCGCTAACAAACTTATCCAAACAAGCTGCCTCCACTGTGCAAATTCTTGGCGCTGAAAAGGCCCTGTTCAGAGCTCTTAAGACCAAAGGCAACACCCCAAAATACGGTTTGATCTACCATAGTGGGTTTATCGCCAAGGCTTCAACTAAGAACAAGGGTAGAATCTCCAGATATCTGGCCAACAAATGTTCAATGGCTTCGAGGATCGACAACTATTCCGACGAACCAAGCAACGTCTTTGGTTCAGTGCTAAGAAAGCAAGTAGAGCAAAGGTTAGAATTTTACAGTACTGGTAAgccaactttgaagaacgaaTTGGCAATTAAGGAAGCCATGGAGCTGTATAACGATGGAAAGCcacaagaagaacagaagaaaCCAGAAGACGAAGCAAAGAAGTCTAAGAAAAGATCCAAGgaagaatctgaagaagacgaagaggaagaagataaaaagaaggtgaagagagacaagaaggagaagaaggagaagaaggacaagaaggagaagaaggagaagaaagagaagaaggaaaagaaggagaaaaaagacaagaaggagaagaaagacaagAGTAAGAAGAACTGA
- the UGX2 gene encoding Ugx2p (ancestral locus Anc_7.355), which translates to MSRCFLSEQMIGSEALMVYSGAYHSSVQNTNNFTVGSSQSQGFTWNQDLFASQYQQMCKVVYDGHEDSIGGLVESIKEKYKMLELSRQRSSFSKTSGEEVDCDEEMEDDDEALVDCDGYYISHRRARGVRFFNRSDSGSSTHPHFAEEFNRPRRISERSISFVSDSKNGNYNRSDIAVIEVESDTPENNHLRWLISSS; encoded by the coding sequence ATGAGCCGTTGTTTTTTGTCTGAGCAGATGATTGGCAGTGAGGCCTTGATGGTGTACTCCGGGGCATATCATTCGAGTGTGCAAAACACAAATAATTTCACGGTGGGTTCGTCGCAATCGCAGGGTTTTACTTGGAATCAGGACCTATTCGCGTCGCAGTACCAGCAGATGTGCAAAGTCGTCTATGATGGCCACGAGGATAGCATCGGTGGGTTGGTAGAGagcatcaaagaaaaatatAAGATGTTGGAGTTGTCACGCCAACGTTCGAGTTTCAGTAAGACGTCTGGCGAGGAAGTGGATTgcgatgaagaaatggaagacgatgacgaagcACTGGTTGACTGTGACGGGTACTATATAAGCCACAGGCGTGCTAGAGGCGTGAGGTTCTTCAATCGTTCGGATAGTGGCTCCTCGACGCACCCTCATTTCGCAGAGGAGTTCAACAGACCCAGAAGGATATCGGAACGGAGTATAAGCTTTGTGTCCGACTCGAAGAACGGGAATTACAACCGCAGCGACATCGCGGTGATCGAGGTCGAATCAGACACGCCCGAAAATAATCACCTCAGATGGCTGATatcgtcttcttga
- the PWP1 gene encoding rRNA-processing protein PWP1 (ancestral locus Anc_7.356): MISATTWVPRGYASEFPEKYELDDEEMERINQLAQLNLEDARADLEDAEQEEESNGRTAVNTSKLNDEWAMDDDLKEYDLENYDNDEEEGGLQVSMFPGLSNEDVKFHEAEDGKDAYISLPTQEETAEERAELQVYPTDNMILATRTEDDISYLDVYVYDDGAGFHDESIPVEEGDEADPDVGRGLVRDSSLYVHHDLMLPAFPLCVEWLDYKPGSNSEDPANYAAIGSFDPQIEIWNLNCVEKAFPDVILGEPENQSGATSSKKKKKSKKGRQHVTTHHTDAVLSLSHNRQFRTVLASTSADATVKLWDLNNATAARSMASIHGGKNVSSSEWHRVNGSVLLTGGYDSRIALTDVRIPDDSAMSKYWSVSPGEEVETVTFADDNILLCGTDAGNIYSFDIRNNENSKPVWTLKAHDAGISSLCANRFVPGLMSTGAMGEKAVKLWKFPVSDTSSSKGPSMVLSRDFGVGNVLSVSYATDIEVAGNMVIGGVNKGLKLWDVFTNRAVRKVFSNELSELQRRARDEAAQLNRSSRIARKYTKNDNPETVITVDDQRDDDPDEAEEGDWETM; this comes from the coding sequence ATGATCTCAGCGACGACGTGGGTTCCGAGAGGTTATGCTTCCGAGTTTCCGGAGAAATATGAGTTAGACGACGAGGAAATGGAAAGAATCAACCAGTTGGCTCAGTTGAACTTAGAAGATGCTCGAGCTGATCTCGAAGATGCCGAACAGGAGGAGGAAAGTAACGGAAGGACCGCGGTGAATACAAGTAAGTTGAATGACGAGTGGGCTATGGATGACGATTTGAAAGAGTATGATCTGGAGAACTATGACaacgacgaagaggaaggagGTTTGCAAGTGTCGATGTTTCCCGGATTGTCGAATGAAGATGTCAAGTTCcatgaagctgaagatgggAAAGATGCTTATATTTCCTTACCTACGCAGGAGGAAACTGCGGAGGAGAGGGCAGAATTGCAAGTGTACCCGACCGATAACATGATCCTGGCTACCAGAACCGAAGACGACATTTCGTATCTGGATGTCTACGTTTACGACGATGGCGCTGGGTTTCATGATGAGAGCATTCCGGTCGAAGAGGGTGATGAGGCAGATCCGGACGTTGGTCGCGGACTGGTACGTGATAGTTCGCTGTATGTGCATCACGACTTAATGTTGCCTGCATTTCCGCTTTGTGTGGAATGGCTTGACTACAAGCCAGGCTCAAATTCTGAAGATCCTGCTAATTACGCTGCGATAGGTTCCTTCGATCCTCAAATTGAGATCTGGAATCTGAACTGTGTTGAAAAGGCGTTTCCAGATGTCATTCTTGGAGAACCGGAGAATCAATCGGGTGCTACaagctcgaagaagaagaaaaaatcaaagaagGGCAGGCAGCACGTCACCACTCATCACACAGATGCCGTGCTTTCACTTTCACACAACAGACAATTCCGTACTGTCTTGGCATCTACATCTGCAGACGCGACGGTGAAGCTTTGGGATCTGAACAATGCCACGGCTGCCCGCTCCATGGCTTCGATCCATGGTGGGAAGAACGTCTCGTCATCCGAATGGCACAGGGTCAACGGATCGGTCCTACTGACAGGTGGCTACGACTCTAGAATAGCATTAACTGACGTTAGAATACCAGATGATTCTGCCATGTCGAAATACTGGTCAGTTTCGCCCGGCGAGGAGGTTGAGACGGTCACATTTGCAGATGACAATATATTACTGTGCGGTACCGATGCAGGTAACATCTACTCCTTCGACATAAGGAACAATGAGAATTCCAAACCCGTGTGGACCCTGAAGGCCCACGATGCCGGTATCTCTTCGTTGTGCGCTAACAGGTTTGTTCCAGGGTTGATGAGCACCGGTGCCATGGGAGAAAAGGCTGTGAAACTGTGGAAATTCCCTGTGTCCGACACGAGTTCGAGCAAAGGACCCAGCATGGTTCTTTCGCGCGATTTTGGCGTTGGCAACGTGCTGTCGGTGTCCTATGCTACCGACATCGAAGTCGCCGGTAACATGGTTATTGGTGGTGTCAACAAGGGCCTAAAGCTATGGGACGTTTTCACCAACAGAGCTGTTCGTAAGGTATTCTCTAATGAGTTGAGCGAGCTACAGAGGAGGGCCAGGGACgaagctgctcaattgAATAGGAGCTCCCGAATCGCTAGAAAGTACACCAAGAACGATAATCCCGAGACTGTGATAACAGTCGACGACCAGCGCGACGACGACCCCGACGAGGCCGAAGAGGGTGATTGGGAAACCATGTAA
- the NMT1 gene encoding glycylpeptide N-tetradecanoyltransferase NMT1 (ancestral locus Anc_7.357), whose protein sequence is MSGEQNEKLTELLKLLKLNNGDLSKLTQEQRKEMKDYKFWKTQPVTRLDESVQKEGPIDRKKTPDEISDQPLPLLGDFEWCTVDVTDQKQLEDVFLLLNENYVEDRDATFRFKYTREFFNWSLRSPGWKQDWHVGVRVGSTKKLVAFISAIPVNLRVRDNTVRSVEINFLCVHKQLRGKRLTPVMIKEITRRVNRCDIWYALYTSGTILPSPVSVCRYTHRPLNWSKLHDVGFTHMPSHATRNQMIAKYTLPKATSTEGLRPMEEKDLDEVRLLFEKYQSRFDLVQNFDEAEFKHWFLGNDEKTASNPSSKVIYSYVVENQNGQISDFFSFYSLPFTILNNSVHKELGIGYLFYYASDADLEYADRFSPEATAALKERLCGLMNDACILARDAKMDVFNALTSQDNALFLEPLKFGPGDGFLNFYLFNYRAFPITGGIKDDKSYDTVKRSNVGVVML, encoded by the coding sequence ATGTCGGGCGAACAGAATGAGAAGTTGACGGAGCTTTTgaaactgctgaaattgaacaatgGTGATCTTTCCAAGCTGACGCAAGAGCAGAGAAAGGAAATGAAGGATTACAAGTTCTGGAAGACACAGCCAGTTACCAGACTAGACGAATCCGTTCAAAAGGAAGGACCAATTGATAGGAAAAAAACGCCTGACGAAATCTCGGATCAACCTTTGCCACTGTTGGGAGACTTTGAGTGGTGTACTGTGGATGTCACTGATCAAAAACAACTAGAAGATGTCTTCTTACTTCTAAACGAAAACTATGTGGAAGATCGGGATGCCACGTTTAGATTTAAGTATACTCGCGAGTTTTTCAATTGGTCTCTCAGATCGCCGGGCTGGAAACAAGACTGGCATGTGGGTGTGCGAGTAGGTTCCACTAAAAAGCTGGTAGCGTTTATCTCGGCCATACCGGTGAATCTAAGGGTAAGAGATAATACTGTGCGTAGTGTTGAGATCAATTTCCTGTGCGTTCACAAACAGTTACGAGGCAAGAGGCTAACGCCGGTCatgatcaaagagattaCAAGACGCGTTAATAGATGCGACATTTGGTACGCCCTATACACGTCCGGCACCATACTGCCATCGCCCGTGAGTGTGTGTCGGTACACGCACCGTCCATTGAACTGGAGCAAGCTTCATGACGTAGGTTTCACTCATATGCCGAGCCACGCCACCAGAAACCAAATGATTGCAAAGTATACGCTGCCAAAAGCCACAAGCACGGAAGGCTTGAGGCCAATGGAGGAAAAAGATCTGGACGAGGTTCGTCTTTTGTTCGAGAAGTATCAATCCAGATTTGATCTTGtgcaaaattttgacgAAGCTGAGTTTAAGCATTGGTTCCTGGGCAACGACGAGAAGACCGCATCCAATCCCTCAAGCAAAGTCATCTACTCCTACGTCGTGGAAAACCAGAATGGCCAGAtctctgatttcttctccttttaCTCATTGCCATTCACTATCTTGAACAACTCTGTTCATAAGGAACTCGGAATTGGCTACTTGTTTTACTATGCATCCGATGCGGACCTTGAGTACGCAGACAGATTTAGTCCGGAAGCAACAGCCGCGCTAAAGGAAAGACTATGTGGGCTGATGAACGACGCATGTATTCTGGCCCGCGACGCCAAGATGGATGTCTTCAACGCTTTAACATCACAAGATAATGCTTTGTTCTTGGAGCCTCTCAAGTTCGGACCAGGTGACGGATTCCTGAACTTCTACCTCTTCAACTACAGAGCATTCCCCATAACCGGTGGAATCAAGGACGACAAGAGCTACGATACCGTGAAACGCAGTAACGTTGGCGTAGTCATGTTATAA
- the NCW2 gene encoding Ncw2p (similar to Saccharomyces cerevisiae YLR194C; ancestral locus Anc_7.358), whose translation MGSNRSILEALAPVEYNQHNSRLKKRMRLIALLALAPWLPAIAAINYGSLEGEEESPVKSVKPKATKMTSNSHFPTSKPNTKSSSVKMSTSTLTSMTTQKTITYAEDPLTTVTTTNELGSTTVKPLWWIPSEASTDLATTTATEAQSGLATESYTTHAALAKQASLSNTTSGVITQSNAAKNAMANLGLAGSMAVVLMNLI comes from the coding sequence ATGGGCAGTAATAGAtcaattcttgaagccctAGCACCTGTAGAGTACAACCAACATAATAGCAGATTGAAAAAAAGAATGAGGCTAATTGCACTTCTGGCGTTGGCTCCATGGCTTCCAGCCATCGCCGCCATCAACTACGGTTCTTTGGAaggagaagaggaaagtCCTGTCAAGAGCGTTAAGCCCAAAGCTACCAAGATGACAAGCAACTCCCACTTCCCAACTTCAAAGCCTAATACCAAAAGCTCTTCCGTAAAAATGTCGACTTCCACATTAACCTCAATGACCACACAGAAGACCATTACATATGCGGAAGATCCACTCACGACCGTGACCACGACGAACGAGCTCGGTAGCACAACAGTTAAGCCGTTATGGTGGATACCCAGCGAAGCCTCCACAGATCTTGCTACAACGACAGCTACAGAGGCCCAATCTGGGCTTGCCACCGAGAGTTACACAACTCACGCAGCACTGGCAAAGCAGGCTTCCTTGAGCAATACGACCAGCGGTGTGATCACTCAATCAAACGCTGCGAAAAATGCAATGGCGAATCTAGGTCTGGCAGGATCCATGGCTGTGGTACTCATGAATCTTATTTAA
- the UPS1 gene encoding Ups1p (ancestral locus Anc_7.359): MVLWHKNAHVFDNDFGTVSLAFFNRYPNPYAVHVLSIDTLSRETDSEGLLHTTRLIKKTGKLPRWSKTLLGKITDSWIIEHSIVDPSKMVMKTFTKNLDHTGIMQVEEYTTYQSTRDTQKTLVTSQVKFSSGFGVGIKNKIEEWSRTKFDENVKKSRLGMTFVMQQLQNRSDVCAC; encoded by the coding sequence ATGGTTCTCTGGCATAAGAACGCTCATGTCTTTGACAATGACTTTGGGACAGTCTCATtagcattcttcaacaggtaTCCGAACCCGTATGCTGTTCATGTGCTCTCTATAGATACCCTCTCAAGAGAGACCGACTCAGAGGGTCTGTTGCACACTACAAGGTTGATAAAAAAGACAGGAAAGTTACCACGATGGTCTAAGACATTGTTGGGAAAGATTACTGATTCTTGGATCATCGAGCATTCGATAGTAGATCCGTCGAAGATGGTAATGAAGACTTTTACGAAAAATTTGGATCATACAGGTATCATGCAGGTAGAGGAGTACACTACGTATCAGTCGACTCGGGATACTCAAAAGACGCTGGTGACCAGCCAAGTTAAATTTTCCAGCGGGTTTGGAGTGGGaatcaagaacaagattGAAGAGTGGTCACGTACTAAGTTTGACGAGAATGTCAAGAAGAGTAGACTTGGCATGACATTTGTCATGCAACAACTGCAGAACAGGAGCGACGTTTGTGCCTGTTGA
- the UGA3 gene encoding Uga3p (ancestral locus Anc_7.360), whose product MLYIWCRISRRVSQVMGDMRRRKRFMLDVGPGSVSMAGFTVVSSRKHSRTGCITCKVRKKRCSEHKPVCNDCRRLGFSCVYLPRCVDRRVMLQCRSQVERELLGHKGGRRRPAALDETIEPPAMDDYVSLDQQRALTAPVLLELEPAGVHLYNYYRSHLAQIVSIAPMRQNYYLQVFLPMAHQHSGILYGIMAWSAHHLSISAENGEAEGSRDQKYLELANKYTLESLRRLREDQANGPNFLWSLAQLLILCAAEICQGDVNKWKILLKFGAELIEQHVGRDICKVFSHRSLTGTMPGLDSTTRYWLLANFIYHDIMCSQGTFFPTEQYRRALCRRDGENSVPSVLAVGEDPQSEKLHLDPLNGINRPILLYLGDINNLTRKMKLGPLPFNRDHPHFKTYMQEALSLEAGLHQLVPNTVDLKLYQECPEDHELCLQLFRLMQTAALVHLKTSCLKYSKYCMEIQYLWMRLSESLERVLGTKLEGSLCFPMFICGITCTDQQQRDLMEARFNDMMKRYKCYNFQRARTIVRKIWKYEYTDLPSRRSSGASSTSSGDDNMSFDLSIKDWYDIVDEMGWDISFA is encoded by the coding sequence ATGCTGTATATCTGGTGTCGTATTAGCAGGAGGGTGAGCCAAGTGATGGGTGATATGCGTAGACGGAAGAGGTTTATGCTGGATGTTGGCCCGGGATCCGTGAGTATGGCGGGTTTCACAGTGGTGTCCTCGAGGAAGCACTCGAGGACCGGTTGTATCACCTGCAAAGTGCGTAAAAAGCGCTGTTCCGAGCATAAACCGGTTTGTAATGACTGTAGAAGGCTTGGGTTCAGCTGTGTGTATCTGCCGAGGTGTGTGGATCGCCGCGTGATGTTGCAGTGCAGGAGCCAGGTTGAACGGGAGCTGTTGGGTCATAAGGGCGGCAGACGCAGGCCTGCAGCGCTCGACGAGACCATCGAACCGCCAGCCATGGACGATTATGTGTCTTTGGACCAGCAGCGGGCGCTGACGGCGCCCGTGCTGCTGGAATTGGAGCCTGCAGGCGTCCATCTGTACAATTACTACCGGAGTCATCTGGCGCAGATCGTCTCGATAGCGCCGATGCGCCAGAACTACTACTTGCAGGTGTTCCTGCCGATGGCCCACCAGCATTCGGGGATTTTGTATGGTATTATGGCGTGGTCGGCGCATCATCTGTCGATCAGCGCAGAAAATGGCGAGGCAGAGGGCAGTAGGGATCAGAAGTACCTGGAGCTGGCTAACAAATATACGCTGGAGTCGCTGCGGCGGCTGCGGGAGGACCAGGCCAATGGCCCGAATTTTCTGTGGTCGCTGGCGCAACTGCTGATACTGTGTGCTGCAGAGATCTGTCAGGGCGACGTCAACAAGTGGAAGATACTGCTGAAATTCGGGGCTGAGCTGATCGAGCAGCATGTTGGGAGAGATATTTGCAAGGTGTTCTCGCATCGGAGCCTGACGGGCACGATGCCGGGACTGGACTCGACCACGCGGTATTGGCTGCTGGCCAATTTTATCTACCACGACATAATGTGCTCGCAAGGCACTTTCTTTCCAACAGAACAGTACAGGAGGGCTCTTTGCCGACGAGACGGCGAGAATTCGGTGCCTTCAGTCTTGGCAGTGGGCGAGGATCCACAGTCTGAGAAGCTGCATTTGGACCCTTTGAACGGTATCAATAGACCGATTTTGCTGTACTTGGGTGATATCAACAACCTGACGAGGAAAATGAAACTGGGGCCACTGCCCTTCAATAGAGACCATCCACACTTCAAGACGTACATGCAGGAGGCCTTGAGCTTGGAGGCGGGGCTTCATCAACTAGTACCGAACACCGTCGATTTGAAACTTTACCAAGAATGCCCGGAGGATCATGAGCTTTGTCTGCAGCTGTTCCGACTCATGCAGACCGCCGCGCTGGTCCACCTGAAGACAAGCTGTCTCAAGTACTCGAAATACTGCATGGAGATCCAATATCTGTGGATGCGCCTATCGGAAAGCCTGGAGCGTGTACTGGGGACCAAGCTCGAGGGTTCCCTCTGCTTCCCCATGTTCATATGCGGCATAACGTGCACCGACCAGCAGCAAAGGGACCTCATGGAGGCGAGATTTAACGATATGATGAAGCGATACAAGTGCTACAACTTCCAAAGAGCAAGAACGATCGTGAGGAAAATTTGGAAATACGAGTACACTGATTTGCCctctcgaagaagcagtggTGCCTCCAGTACGAGCAGTGGAGACGACAACATGTCCTTTGATCTGTCCATCAAAGACTGGTATGACATAGTAGACGAAATGGGGTGGGACATCAGCTTCGCGTAG